In the Vibrio gigantis genome, one interval contains:
- a CDS encoding CvfB family protein, producing the protein MKLAKAYQRSRIISAKFKVETILMINIGQINNLEVVKQADFGVFLDASDYGTVLLPKRFTPEGVEIGQKLDVFLYIDSDNQIAATTEKPIAQVGQFGLMTVEGVNSTGAFMNWGVKGKDLLVPFSEQRGRLNEGQSILVYVYIDKASSRIVGTTKFNKWLDNTPATYKQNEQVDLIIAERSQLGYKAIVNGEHWGMIFPSDIIGKLFIGKTLKGYIKNVREEDGKIDLSLQKIGVAKMDDLSTKVLDLLEKKGGFLPLNDKSSPDAIFSAFRTSKGTFKKTIGGLYKSGKITIDKEGISLVK; encoded by the coding sequence ATGAAACTAGCGAAAGCATATCAGAGATCACGTATAATCTCCGCCAAATTTAAAGTAGAGACAATCTTGATGATTAATATTGGTCAAATAAACAACTTAGAAGTAGTAAAACAAGCAGACTTCGGTGTATTCCTTGACGCTAGCGACTATGGAACCGTGTTGCTGCCGAAACGATTTACTCCTGAAGGTGTTGAAATTGGTCAAAAGTTAGATGTTTTCTTATACATTGATTCCGACAACCAGATCGCTGCAACGACTGAAAAACCGATTGCTCAAGTAGGGCAGTTTGGCTTGATGACCGTTGAAGGTGTAAACAGCACTGGTGCATTCATGAATTGGGGCGTGAAAGGTAAAGACTTACTGGTTCCTTTCAGCGAGCAACGTGGCCGTTTAAACGAAGGTCAGTCAATCTTAGTATATGTGTATATTGATAAAGCATCTAGCCGCATTGTAGGTACAACAAAGTTCAACAAGTGGTTAGACAACACGCCTGCGACTTATAAGCAAAACGAGCAAGTGGATCTTATCATTGCTGAACGTAGCCAATTGGGTTACAAAGCAATCGTAAATGGCGAGCACTGGGGTATGATTTTCCCATCTGATATCATCGGTAAGCTGTTCATCGGTAAAACACTGAAAGGTTACATTAAAAATGTTCGTGAAGAAGACGGTAAGATTGACCTGTCTCTTCAGAAGATTGGTGTAGCTAAGATGGATGACCTAAGTACTAAGGTTCTAGACTTGCTTGAAAAGAAAGGTGGCTTCTTGCCACTGAATGATAAATCTTCACCGGATGCTATTTTCTCTGCATTCAGAACCAGTAAAGGTACTTTCAAGAAAACAATTGGTGGTTTGTACAAATCTGGCAAGATCACTATCGACAAAGAAGGCATCAGCTTAGTTAAATAA
- a CDS encoding PaaI family thioesterase — MLTPLQKANFYLSMFGFFKVPLIWLCRPKLLALDNQHVEVKIPLKRRTKNHLNSMYFGVLAVGADVAGGFLAMSKSQQQGEKISLAFKEVTGNFLKRPEGDVHFTCNDGELINTMLAETMSTGERVNQPVTIIATCPSLHGDEPMAEFTLTLSIKKVPSRK; from the coding sequence ATGTTGACCCCTCTACAAAAAGCAAATTTCTACTTGAGCATGTTTGGTTTTTTCAAAGTGCCTCTGATCTGGTTATGTAGACCAAAATTGCTCGCACTGGATAACCAACATGTTGAGGTGAAGATCCCTCTAAAAAGACGAACGAAGAACCACCTTAATAGCATGTATTTTGGTGTGTTGGCTGTGGGTGCTGATGTAGCGGGTGGCTTTCTTGCGATGAGTAAGTCGCAACAGCAAGGTGAAAAGATTTCGTTGGCATTCAAAGAGGTGACGGGCAATTTCTTAAAGCGTCCGGAAGGCGATGTGCATTTCACTTGTAACGATGGTGAGTTGATCAACACTATGCTGGCAGAAACCATGTCTACTGGGGAGCGAGTCAATCAACCTGTAACCATTATCGCAACTTGCCCATCTTTGCATGGTGATGAGCCGATGGCTGAGTTCACGCTAACGCTTTCAATTAAGAAAGTCCCATCTAGAAAATAG
- a CDS encoding putative PEP-binding protein: MTQENQSTLHPELVLGDVLPSYNDNNNSNHLYVSLSELVMDRVFYHPSVESHLDTLTDIEKTSLNAILGDKTVDEHFVSTLVIAIQAAVQPNHASVRIALSSADSYGFRSLLGGNCETEEVNPALGVRGVARYATPEYSKAFALECQVIKTLREQGINVEVVVPYVRALSDAAKIIDLLAEQGLPRGLNGLKVLFSCDVPSAVLLSERLLHYFDGVVVNVDSLASFTLGVDKQNEAQLHAFDPQNEAVITLLDMIVKATLHAKKPVLLVTQGLVDYPRLQGYIADLDGVQTVVTA, encoded by the coding sequence ATGACTCAAGAAAATCAAAGCACTTTGCACCCAGAACTTGTCTTAGGTGATGTGCTGCCTTCTTACAACGATAATAATAATTCCAACCACTTATACGTTTCATTATCAGAATTGGTGATGGATCGTGTCTTTTACCACCCAAGTGTCGAAAGTCACTTAGATACACTGACCGATATTGAAAAAACGTCTTTAAATGCGATCCTTGGCGATAAAACGGTCGATGAGCATTTTGTTTCGACCTTAGTGATTGCGATCCAAGCTGCCGTTCAGCCAAATCACGCTTCTGTTCGTATCGCATTAAGCAGTGCTGACAGCTATGGCTTCCGTTCGCTACTTGGCGGGAACTGTGAAACTGAAGAAGTTAACCCAGCGCTAGGCGTTCGTGGTGTTGCTCGCTACGCAACTCCAGAGTACAGCAAGGCTTTCGCTCTAGAGTGTCAGGTCATTAAAACGTTGCGAGAGCAGGGTATTAACGTTGAAGTGGTTGTGCCGTATGTACGAGCATTGAGCGATGCCGCTAAGATTATTGATCTGCTTGCCGAGCAAGGCTTACCGCGTGGCCTTAATGGTTTGAAAGTACTGTTCTCGTGTGATGTACCATCTGCCGTTCTACTAAGTGAACGTCTATTGCATTACTTTGATGGTGTTGTGGTGAACGTTGATAGCTTGGCGTCTTTCACTTTAGGCGTAGATAAGCAAAATGAAGCTCAGCTACACGCTTTTGATCCTCAAAACGAGGCTGTTATTACCTTGTTGGATATGATTGTTAAGGCAACGCTGCATGCGAAGAAGCCAGTACTATTAGTAACTCAAGGCTTGGTGGATTACCCTCGTCTACAAGGTTATATTGCTGATCTTGACGGTGTACAAACAGTCGTTACGGCATAA
- a CDS encoding 3-deoxy-7-phosphoheptulonate synthase encodes MPLKTDELRTQALGPMPTPAELGNAHPITDDVAERIKNSRRQIEDILTGRDNRLLVIVGPCSVHDTDAALDYAERLSQIQDQYKDELFVVMRTYFEKPRTVVGWKGLITDPNLDGSYALETGLNKARKLLLDINKLGLATATEFLDMITGQYIADLITWGAIGARTTESQIHREMASALSCPVGFKNATNGNIKIAIDAIRAAHASHYFYSPDKNGRMTVYRTSGNPYGHVILRGGDKGPNFDAESVDTACKQLAEFDLPQRLVVDFSHANCQKQHRKQLEVAQDICEQIKSNKNQIAGIMAESFIIEGNQPMTDINNLEYGKSITDPCLSWEDTATMLDMLATAIKDRNLA; translated from the coding sequence ATGCCATTAAAAACTGATGAGTTGAGAACCCAAGCTCTGGGTCCTATGCCAACTCCTGCCGAACTAGGCAATGCACACCCTATTACTGACGACGTTGCTGAGCGCATTAAAAATTCTCGCCGCCAAATCGAAGATATCTTAACTGGTCGTGATAATCGTTTATTAGTTATCGTAGGTCCTTGTTCTGTTCACGATACAGATGCGGCACTTGATTACGCCGAGCGCCTAAGTCAAATTCAGGACCAGTATAAAGATGAACTGTTCGTTGTAATGAGAACTTACTTCGAAAAGCCCCGTACGGTTGTAGGTTGGAAGGGTTTGATTACCGATCCTAACCTTGATGGTTCATATGCACTTGAAACCGGCTTGAACAAAGCCCGTAAGCTTCTGCTAGATATCAACAAGCTTGGTCTAGCTACCGCGACCGAATTCCTTGATATGATCACAGGTCAATACATTGCGGACCTTATCACTTGGGGAGCGATTGGCGCTCGTACAACTGAATCTCAGATTCACCGTGAAATGGCTTCTGCACTGTCTTGCCCAGTTGGCTTTAAGAATGCGACCAACGGCAACATCAAGATTGCTATCGATGCAATTCGTGCAGCCCATGCTTCACACTATTTTTACTCTCCAGATAAGAATGGCCGCATGACGGTTTACCGCACTTCTGGCAACCCATACGGTCACGTTATTCTACGTGGTGGTGATAAAGGCCCTAACTTCGACGCTGAATCTGTAGATACCGCATGTAAGCAATTGGCTGAATTCGATCTACCTCAACGTTTGGTTGTAGACTTTAGCCACGCTAACTGTCAGAAACAACACCGTAAACAGTTAGAAGTTGCACAAGACATTTGTGAGCAAATTAAATCTAACAAGAACCAAATTGCAGGCATCATGGCGGAAAGCTTCATTATTGAAGGCAACCAGCCAATGACAGACATCAACAACCTAGAATATGGTAAATCGATTACTGACCCATGCCTAAGCTGGGAAGATACTGCAACAATGCTAGACATGCTTGCGACAGCAATTAAAGATAGAAACTTAGCTTAA